The following nucleotide sequence is from Clostridiisalibacter paucivorans DSM 22131.
TTCAAGGAAGAAAGCTATACAAGTGGTTGCAGTGCCTTTGACTTAGAGCCGATAACTAAAAAGACATATGATAAATCTCGTAGAGTAGTAAGAGGACTATTTAAGTCAAGTTTTGGATTGGTAAATTCGGACGTGAATGGTAGTCTAAACATATTAAGAAAAGAAGAAAAATGTATTCCCAAGTTAGTTGAGACTATGAGGGATAAGGGCAAGTGTTCTCGCCCGTTAAGAATAAGGGTTGCCTGCTAAGGTCGAAAGTTAAATACCAAACTTCTTACAAAGAAGCCACCGTTGCTTGTCTCGGTGGTAAGTTCACAAGAAAACAAGAAGTACAATCTGACGATAACTATTAAGTTAAATAATATAGGACAAAATTAATACTAACTTTGATTATAGAGATTATAGAATTGCCAAAACTTTGAAGACTCACTTTCACCTATCCAAATACCTAAAATATCTTTAAATCCATCTTAGGGACAGTTATGGGCTCAAATTTTCTATTTCTATCTCTAGGAATTTGTATTTTCATTTCCATAAAAGCCTACTGAATAAAAAACTTCAGTGGGCTTTTAAATTTATGATTTTTTGGACATATTATATTAGAATAGAATTTTAATTATAGAGGAGGTGGTTTTATGGCAAATAACAAAATACCCAATAGATTATCTAAGGAAAAAAGTCCATATTTACTACAGCATCAATATAATCCTGTTGATTGGTTTCCTTGGAGTGGAGAGGCTTTTAGAAAGGCCAAAGCAGAAGATAAACCTATCTTTTTATCTATTGGGTACTCGTAGTTTTGCTGTTAATAATCAACTTGCCATTGGTGTCATGTGATGGAGCGTGAAAGTTTTGAAGATGATGAAGTAGCAGAGATTTTGAATGAATATTTTATATCTATTAAAGTAGATAGAGAAGAGAGGCCAGATTTAGACAGTATCTATATGACATTTTGCCAAGCATTGACTGGCCATGGGGGATGGCCTATGACTATATTTATGACCCCTGATAAGAAGCCCTTTTATGCAGGAACATACTTTCCTAAGAGAAGTAAACATGGATATCCTGGATTAATTGAAATATTAAATAAGATAAAGGATTCATGGAGATTAAAAAAAGAAGATATAGTTAAGGAAAGTCATGAAATAGTTGAGTCTGTTAATACCTTTGCAAAACATAACGTTAGAGAAGGATTAAGTAAGGAAGATATAATAGATGTCTTTGAAAGTTTTAAAGAGATGTTTGATGAAGTACATGGAGGATTTGGAACTAGGCCTAAATTTCCTACACCCCATAATTTATTATTTTTATTGAGGTATTGGAAGGTATTTGGAGAAAAAAAGGCATTAGATATGGTTCAAAAGACATTGGATGGTATGTATAAAGGTGGTATCTTTGACCATATAGGATTTGGTTTTTCCAGATATTCTACTGATGAAAAGTGGCTAGTGCCCCATTTTGAGAAAATGTTATATGACAATGCACTTCTTGCTATAACATATGCTGAATCATATCAAGCTACAAATAAAAGATTATATAAGAAGATAGCCAAAAATGTATTGGATTATATTATTAGAGATATGACATCGGAAGAAGATGGATTTTATTCAGCAGAAGATGCAGATTCAGAAGGCGTTGAGGGGAAATTTTATGTATGGCCTTCTGACGAAATTAAAAATATATTAGGGAAAAGTGATGGTGATGTGTATTGTAAGTATTATGATATAACAGAATATGGTAACTTTGAAGGGATGAATATTCCTAATTTGATAGAAGAAGATATAGAGCAATTGGATAATGACTTAGAATTAAGCAATAAATTAGATGTATTAAGAGAGAAATTATTTAGATATAGGGAAAAGAGGGTACATCCCCATAAGGATGATAAGGTGTTAACATCTTGGAATGGTCTTATGATTGCAGCTATGGCCATTGTTGGCAGGGTATTAGACGACGATATTTATACAAATAAAGCTAAAATGGCATGGAGATTTATATCGCATAAGTTAATTAGGAAAGATGGTAGGTTATTGGCGAGATATAGGGATAATGAGTCTGCCTATTTAGCTTATTTGGATGATTATGCATTTTTGATATGGGGATTGATAGAATTATATGAGACCACATTTGATGTGGAATATCTAAAGAGGGCATTAAGCTTAAATGAAGATATGATAAGGTTGTTTTGGGATGATAACGAAGGAGGATTTTATTTATATGGAGAAGATAGTGAACAATTAATAATGAGACCAAAGGATATATACGATGGAGCAATTCCATCAGGAAATTCAATAGCAGCTTTGAATATGCTCAAATTGTTTAAATTAACAGGAGATAAGGATTTAGAAAAAAGAGTAGAAAATATGTTTGAGATATTTGGAAATAAAGTGAAAGCTAATCTTATTTCCCATTCTTATTTTATGATTTCATTATTGTTCAGTAGTACTCCAAATAAAGAGATTACCATAGCAGGGGATAGACATGAGGAGACCACAATAGATATGATAAATGAGATAAATAAAAGATTTTTACCTTTTACTACAGTATTATTAAATGATGAAGGGCAAGATATATATGAGATAGCTCCATTTATTAAAGAACAAAAGGAGATAGATAATAAGCCTACGGCATATGTATGTGAAGGATTTGCTTGTAATATGCCAGTAACTGATAAAGAAAAATTGATTAAATTATTAAAGGATAGAAACTAGTAGTCTACTAGTTTCTATCCTTTAATAATTTTTACTGAAATATTTGTCAACATCTTTTCCTGTTATAGTTTCATGTATTATTAAATGATTTGCCATTCTTATTAGTATATCTTGATGTTCTTTTAATATGTTGAAGGCATCTTGAAATGCAGAGTCAATTATATTTTTGATTTGGGATTGAATCTCACGAATATTATATTTTACATATTGTTCTTCTATGGACATATGTCCATTTTGGCCCATGCCATAGGAACAAACCATATTTTGTGCAATATCTGTAGCCTTTTTCAAGTCATCTTGGGCTCCAGTAGTAATTTCATTAAATATGAGTAACTCTGCTGCTCTACCACCTAATAGCATTTTGATCTTATTTAATAGCTCTTCTTTAGTTAGCAAGTATCTATCTTCATCAGGAAATTTCAATACATATCCCAATGCCTGCCCTCTGGGAACTATGGATATTTTTTGAATCATATCTATATCTAGCACTTTTCCTACTATGGCGTGGCCCGCTTCGTGATGGGCTACAACCCTTTTTTCTCTTAACTGAACAGAAGGATTTTTGACTTTTAATCCAGCTACAACCCTCTCTATAGCTGCATCAAAATCATTTCCATCAATTTTTTTCTTATTGTTTCTTACAGCTATAATAGCTGCTTCATTGGCTATATTGGCCAATTGTGCTCCAGAAAATCCATGGGTTTTTTGAGAAAGAGATTTAATTTGTACAGTCTTATCTATGGGTTTATCTTTTATATGAACTTTGAATATTTCTTCCCTAGATTTGACATTTGGATTTCCCACATAAATATGTCTATCAAATCTTCCAGGCCTTAACAATGCGTCGTCTAATAAATCTAGTCTGTTTGTTGCACCTATTATTACAATGGAATCATTTTTATTGAACCCATCCATTTCCACCAGGAGCTGGTTCAATGTTTGGTCTTTTTCATTATTATTATCTAGATTTCTTTTGCTACCTATGGCATCTATCTCATCTATAAAGATAATACTGGGAGGTTCTTTCTTTGCTTTTTCAAATAGTGTTCTTATACGCTTGGCACCTACTCCTACGTATTTTTCTACAAATTCTGATCCACTGGCATATAGAAATGTAGAATTGCTTTCTCCTGCAAATGCTTTAGCTAAGAGAGTCTTACCAGTTCCAGGAGGGCCATAAAATAATAGTCCTCTAGGTATTTTTGCTCCCATTTGTTTATATTTTTCTGAATCCTTTATAAAATCTATTACTTCTAATAATTCTTCTTTTATTTCTTCTAATCCGGCTACGTCGTTAAAAGTTACATCTGGAGTATTTGAAGTATTGGATTGTTCTGCTTTTTTATTGTTACTACTTAAAGATGCAGCTACTAGTTGATGATTATGTTTCAATTTAAAGTGATAAAATACAAGAAACAAAGTAATGGACCATATAGCTAGTTTGTCTATAGCTGTTAATCTATCTAGAATGGAGAGGTTAAATACACCAAGTACCATTAAGATAGAGGAAAGGAACAACCCTATAAGCATAAGGATGAATATGATTTTATTTTTCAACTTTAGAATCACCTCAGAGTTCAATTAATGTCATAATTTAAGATATTATTATTTTAACCATAATTTAAGTTATTATTATGATTTAAAACTAATAAATAAAATTATATTTCAATTTAGTGTTGACAAAATAGTTATATCCATTTATAATAAATAGGAATACAATAAAGTAGAAGTTTTCCGCTTCTCACCTTATGGCAAAGCTAATAAGGTTAATAAATAGGATTTTGAAACCAGTATATATTGTTATTGGTTGTCCTTTTGAAATTGAAGCGGATAGTTTTGTCTATTTCGCTTTTTTTTATATATTTAATTTATAGGAGGTGTTTTAATATTAAAGAACTTCAAATCAATGGCCAAATCAGAGATAGAGAAGTAAGGCTAATAGACTTTAATGGGGATCAAGTTGGAGTAGTTAACGTAAAAAAGGCTATGAGTATAGCAGAAGAAAGAAAACTTGATTTAGTAAAGGTTGCTCCAAATGCCAAACCCCCAGTTTGTCGTATAATGGATTACGGAAAGTATAAATATGAGCAAGCAAAAAAAGAGAAAGAAGCTAAGAAAAACCAGAAGACAATCAATGTAAAAGAGATAAGGTTAACTCCTAGAATAGAAGAACATGATTTGAATGTTAAAGCTGGTAAAGCTATAAAGTTTTTAAAGAATGAAGACAAAGTAAAGGTTACAGTTAGATTTAGAGGAAGAGAATTAGGACATACAGAGACTGGTAAAGAGGTATTAAATGAATTTGCTAAATTGGTTTCAGATGTTGGAGTAATTGATAAGAAACCTAAAATGGAAGGTAGAAATATGATTATGTTTTTGAGTCCTAAAAATTAACATCTTTGAGAGGAGGAAATACAATGGCAAAAATGAAAACTCATAGAGGTGCTGCTAAGAGGTTTAAAAAGACTGGAAGTGGCAAATGGAAAAGAGGAAGCAATTATAAAAGTCATATATTAGGCAAGAAAACTGCTAAAAGAAAAAGAAATTTAAGAAAACAAAAGCTAGTTAGTGCTAGTGATATGAAGAGAGTAAAAGACTTACTACCATACTAAACTACATTGAGATAAAGGGAGGTAATTATAAATGGCTAGAGTTAAGAAGGCAATTAATGCTAAAAAAAGACATAAAAAGATATTAAAACTTGCAAAGGGCTATTATGGTGCTAAAAGTAAGCTTTTTAGACCTGCTAATCAAGCAGTTATGAAGGCCTTAAGTACAGCTTATGTTGGAAGGAAATTAAAGAAAAGAGACTTTAGAAAGCTTTGGATTTCTAGGATAAATGCAGGTGCTAGACTAAATGGTCTTTCATATAGTAGGTTTATAAACGGTCTTAAAAAGGCTAAGATAGAAATAAATAGAAAAGTTTTATCTGAAATGGCTATTCATGATCCAGAAGGATTTAAACAATTAGTAGAGGTTGCAAAAGAAAATATATAGATATATTTGCTAAAAGTTCCAATTGTGGTTGGAACTTTTTATTTTTCATTATTTCTTTCAATGTTTTGTATAAAGTGGTATAATATTTAATTGATTATGAGCTAAAACTAAATTAATATTACATTATATTGGAGATGATTGATATTAATATAAAAGATGGAATAGATAGATTGAAATTAAATCCTGCTCAAGCATTAGTAGTGGGATTTGCAGGACTTATATTTTTTGGAGCAATATTATTAAATCTACCCATAGCATCTCAAAATGGTAATAGTATAGGGTTTATAGATGCATTATTTACATCTGCTTCAGCAGTTTGTGTGACAGGGCTTATAGTGGTAAATACAGCTGCTCACTGGACATTGTTTGGGAAAATAGTTATTTTGGTCTTGATTCAAATTGGTGGATTAGGATTTATGACTATGGCAACCTTATTGGCATTATTATTAGGAAAAAAAATAACTTTAAAAGATAGATTAATAATGCAAGAAGAACTTAATCAATTTACTATATCAGGGTTAGTTAAATTGACTAGATACATAATCGTGGCAACTATAACAATAGAAGCCATAGGGGCGTTTTTTCTGTCATTTAAATTTATACCTACATATGGTTTGGCCAAAGGGATATGGTTTTCTGTGTTCCATTCCATATCTGCCTTTTGTAATGCAGGGTTTGATATAATAGGTAATAGTATGGAATCTTTTGCAGAGAGTTTTATAGTAAACTTTACGATTGGAGTTTTGGTGATTTTAGGAGGATTAGGATATAGTATCTATTTGGATATAAGTAATAAAAAGAGTTTCAAAAGACTATCATTACATTCTAAAGTAGTTTTGTTAATTACTGGAGTTTTATTAGTTGTAGGATTTGTTGCTGTATTGTTTTTAGAATTTAACAATGATGCTACTTTAGGACAATTATCATTTAAAGGTAAAATATTGGGATCTATGTTTCAGTCAATAGTACCTAGAACAGCAGGTTTTAATAGTATAGATATGGGTGCTATAACTAATGCCACGGCATTTATTATAATTATCCTTATGTTTATAGGGGGTTCTCCAGGATCTACTGCAGGAGGTATAAAAACTACTACTGTTGGATGTATATTATTTAGTGTTTTTTCTGTGATAAAGGGATATAAGGACGTAGAAATATATAAAAAGAGAATACCTGTTGAGCTTATCTTTAGAGCTATTGCCGTTATTGGAATTGGATTAGCTATAGTTGTTTTGGCAGTTACTATATTATCTATAACAGAAGATGCGTCATTTTTAGATATTCTATTTGAGACAGTTTCAGCATTTGCTACAGTTGGACTAAGCAGAGGAATAACATCTAATCTAAGTATAGTAGGAAGACTTATAATAACATTTACTATGTTTGTAGGTAGATTGGGGCCATTGACCATGGCATTTGCATTTGCTAAGAAACAAAGAAGTAAAAAAGGACTATATAGATATCCAGAAGATAGAATTATTGTAGGTTAGGAGGATGA
It contains:
- a CDS encoding TrkH family potassium uptake protein, yielding MIDINIKDGIDRLKLNPAQALVVGFAGLIFFGAILLNLPIASQNGNSIGFIDALFTSASAVCVTGLIVVNTAAHWTLFGKIVILVLIQIGGLGFMTMATLLALLLGKKITLKDRLIMQEELNQFTISGLVKLTRYIIVATITIEAIGAFFLSFKFIPTYGLAKGIWFSVFHSISAFCNAGFDIIGNSMESFAESFIVNFTIGVLVILGGLGYSIYLDISNKKSFKRLSLHSKVVLLITGVLLVVGFVAVLFLEFNNDATLGQLSFKGKILGSMFQSIVPRTAGFNSIDMGAITNATAFIIIILMFIGGSPGSTAGGIKTTTVGCILFSVFSVIKGYKDVEIYKKRIPVELIFRAIAVIGIGLAIVVLAVTILSITEDASFLDILFETVSAFATVGLSRGITSNLSIVGRLIITFTMFVGRLGPLTMAFAFAKKQRSKKGLYRYPEDRIIVG
- the rpmI gene encoding 50S ribosomal protein L35, which codes for MAKMKTHRGAAKRFKKTGSGKWKRGSNYKSHILGKKTAKRKRNLRKQKLVSASDMKRVKDLLPY
- a CDS encoding ATP-dependent metallopeptidase FtsH/Yme1/Tma family protein, translated to MKNKIIFILMLIGLFLSSILMVLGVFNLSILDRLTAIDKLAIWSITLFLVFYHFKLKHNHQLVAASLSSNNKKAEQSNTSNTPDVTFNDVAGLEEIKEELLEVIDFIKDSEKYKQMGAKIPRGLLFYGPPGTGKTLLAKAFAGESNSTFLYASGSEFVEKYVGVGAKRIRTLFEKAKKEPPSIIFIDEIDAIGSKRNLDNNNEKDQTLNQLLVEMDGFNKNDSIVIIGATNRLDLLDDALLRPGRFDRHIYVGNPNVKSREEIFKVHIKDKPIDKTVQIKSLSQKTHGFSGAQLANIANEAAIIAVRNNKKKIDGNDFDAAIERVVAGLKVKNPSVQLREKRVVAHHEAGHAIVGKVLDIDMIQKISIVPRGQALGYVLKFPDEDRYLLTKEELLNKIKMLLGGRAAELLIFNEITTGAQDDLKKATDIAQNMVCSYGMGQNGHMSIEEQYVKYNIREIQSQIKNIIDSAFQDAFNILKEHQDILIRMANHLIIHETITGKDVDKYFSKNY
- the infC gene encoding translation initiation factor IF-3, giving the protein MSLFFIYLIYRRCFNIKELQINGQIRDREVRLIDFNGDQVGVVNVKKAMSIAEERKLDLVKVAPNAKPPVCRIMDYGKYKYEQAKKEKEAKKNQKTINVKEIRLTPRIEEHDLNVKAGKAIKFLKNEDKVKVTVRFRGRELGHTETGKEVLNEFAKLVSDVGVIDKKPKMEGRNMIMFLSPKN
- the rplT gene encoding 50S ribosomal protein L20, which produces MARVKKAINAKKRHKKILKLAKGYYGAKSKLFRPANQAVMKALSTAYVGRKLKKRDFRKLWISRINAGARLNGLSYSRFINGLKKAKIEINRKVLSEMAIHDPEGFKQLVEVAKENI